A genomic window from Thiomonas arsenitoxydans includes:
- a CDS encoding AAA family ATPase: MTLDRDGSRDLMGAFDLLSRDFALAMMRADVDLFDLLRSRVSVSARPTLSLADYAHLGGQVDLIRRYLAKARAQKKSGVNILAYGPPGTGKTELARALGAALDVTLFEVNTVDSDDDPIRGTERLNAFRAAQRFLRAQNAVILFDEVDDVFESDGAGLARLLGAQVFHNKHKGAIVKILESNPVPTIWLTNDVRALDPAFIRRFDWVLEMPVPPRSVRERLIATHCDMLADAQARQRLAESEHLAPAVLTRAAAVVGTLKDALDPKSASDTLVQIVDGTLRAQGHRALRSQGAQPCPEAYDLACVHADTDLDSLVEGLSGTGGARLLLHGLPGTGKTAFAHHLAQRLDKPLLVRRASDLLSKWVGETERQIARAFAQAQEDDAVLLIDEVDSFLQDRSRARASWEVSQVNELLTQMESFDGVLIATTNLLEGIDPAALRRFDLKVRFEALRAEQAWELLCRHCTLASLAEPHSGLRAAIAHLAGRVTPGDFAAVARRSRFQKFSDAGDWVTALQGECEHKPKTSVPIGFVTALVKRA; this comes from the coding sequence ATGACCCTGGACCGAGACGGCAGTCGCGATCTCATGGGCGCGTTCGACCTGCTGTCGCGCGACTTCGCCTTGGCGATGATGCGCGCCGACGTCGATCTGTTCGATCTGCTGCGCAGCCGGGTGAGCGTTAGCGCGCGGCCCACGCTGAGCCTGGCTGACTATGCCCACCTCGGCGGCCAGGTTGATCTGATTCGCCGCTATCTGGCCAAGGCGCGCGCCCAGAAAAAAAGTGGGGTCAATATCTTGGCCTATGGCCCGCCCGGAACTGGCAAGACCGAATTGGCCAGGGCGCTCGGCGCGGCGCTGGATGTGACCTTGTTCGAGGTCAATACCGTCGACAGCGACGATGACCCGATCCGAGGCACCGAGCGCCTCAACGCTTTCCGCGCCGCGCAGCGCTTTCTGCGCGCCCAGAACGCGGTGATCCTGTTCGACGAGGTCGATGACGTGTTCGAGTCCGACGGCGCGGGCCTGGCGCGGCTGTTGGGTGCACAGGTGTTCCACAACAAGCACAAGGGCGCGATCGTCAAGATCCTGGAGAGCAACCCCGTGCCGACGATATGGCTCACCAATGACGTCAGGGCGCTCGATCCGGCGTTCATTCGTCGCTTCGACTGGGTGCTGGAGATGCCCGTGCCGCCGCGCAGCGTGCGGGAGCGACTAATCGCAACGCATTGCGACATGCTTGCCGACGCGCAGGCGCGGCAGCGCCTAGCCGAATCGGAGCATCTTGCCCCGGCAGTGCTGACGCGCGCAGCGGCCGTAGTCGGCACGCTCAAGGATGCGCTCGATCCGAAGTCCGCCAGCGACACCCTGGTCCAGATCGTCGACGGCACGCTGCGTGCGCAGGGACACCGGGCGCTGCGGTCTCAGGGCGCGCAGCCCTGTCCTGAGGCCTATGACCTGGCGTGCGTCCATGCCGATACGGATCTCGATAGCCTTGTCGAAGGTCTCAGCGGGACAGGTGGGGCCAGGCTGCTGCTGCACGGCCTTCCTGGGACGGGCAAGACAGCGTTTGCCCATCATCTCGCGCAACGACTGGATAAGCCTCTGCTGGTGCGGCGGGCGTCCGATCTGTTGTCGAAATGGGTGGGAGAGACCGAGCGCCAGATCGCCCGGGCATTCGCCCAGGCGCAGGAAGACGACGCTGTCCTGCTGATTGACGAGGTGGACAGCTTCCTCCAGGACAGAAGCCGGGCGCGTGCTTCGTGGGAGGTCAGCCAGGTCAACGAACTGCTCACGCAGATGGAATCGTTTGATGGCGTGCTCATCGCAACGACCAATCTCCTGGAGGGCATCGACCCGGCCGCGCTGCGGCGTTTCGATCTCAAGGTTCGCTTCGAGGCCTTGCGCGCCGAGCAAGCTTGGGAGCTGCTGTGTCGGCATTGCACCTTGGCCAGTCTTGCGGAACCGCACAGCGGTCTGCGCGCGGCAATCGCGCACCTCGCGGGCAGGGTCACGCCCGGAGACTTTGCCGCGGTCGCCAGACGCAGCAGATTCCAGAAGTTCAGCGATGCGGGCGACTGGGTGACTGCGCTCCAGGGCGAGTGCGAACACAAACCGAAGACTTCCGTGCCGATCGGATTTGTCACCGCGCTGGTCAAGCGGGCGTGA
- a CDS encoding 4-hydroxylaminobenzoate lyase, with translation MEAADLHRQIAKITERISGQPLDTRLQDWLNQEFGPDTAAFADLQRTCEAGVAEGWLCQREGGGIRYGRVFKPEVALHGFSVDVVEMADVVGPHHSHPNGEIDLILPRDGSARFDAHPSGWLVYGPGSAHCPTVSGGSALVLYLLPEGAISFTPAGEARA, from the coding sequence ATGGAAGCTGCCGATCTGCATCGACAGATTGCCAAGATCACCGAGCGCATCTCCGGCCAGCCGCTCGATACTAGGCTGCAGGATTGGCTGAACCAGGAGTTCGGCCCCGACACAGCGGCTTTTGCCGACCTGCAGCGCACCTGTGAAGCCGGCGTGGCGGAAGGCTGGCTATGCCAGCGCGAGGGCGGCGGCATCCGCTACGGTCGCGTGTTCAAGCCCGAAGTCGCGCTGCACGGATTCTCCGTCGATGTGGTGGAGATGGCTGATGTGGTAGGCCCGCACCACAGCCACCCGAATGGTGAGATCGACCTGATCCTCCCGCGGGACGGCTCCGCGCGTTTCGATGCGCATCCTTCCGGCTGGCTGGTGTACGGTCCCGGCAGCGCGCATTGCCCCACGGTGAGCGGCGGCAGCGCCCTAGTGCTCTACCTGCTTCCGGAAGGCGCCATCTCTTTCACTCCGGCGGGGGAGGCACGCGCATGA
- a CDS encoding alpha/beta fold hydrolase → MQGDHSTVAAADQRVRIDWDGRPVDIEVRWVGAEGDRPLLVFLHEGLGSVAMWKNFPCQLCEAVGCRGLIYSRPGYGRSTPRPPNELWDPDFMHRQAEQVLPALLRALGVAAPYWLFGHSDGGSIALLHAARFPDAVAGAVVLAPHILVEQISVDSIAAAREAYEQTDLRGKLARYHDDSDSAFWGWNCIWLDPRFRDWSIENDIATIHCPLLAVQGLDDEYGTLEQIRGIARRLPQTQLLELPDCGHSPHRDQPGAVIAAARALLSGHRGENRSVCAAR, encoded by the coding sequence GTGCAGGGTGATCATTCCACAGTGGCCGCTGCCGATCAGCGCGTGCGGATCGACTGGGACGGCCGCCCAGTCGACATCGAGGTGCGGTGGGTCGGTGCCGAGGGTGACAGGCCGTTGCTCGTCTTCTTGCACGAGGGTCTCGGATCGGTGGCGATGTGGAAGAACTTTCCGTGTCAACTCTGCGAGGCGGTAGGTTGCCGAGGGCTCATCTACAGCCGCCCGGGCTACGGCCGGTCGACACCGCGTCCGCCGAACGAACTGTGGGACCCGGACTTCATGCATCGCCAGGCCGAGCAGGTGTTGCCCGCATTGCTGCGGGCGTTGGGCGTCGCCGCGCCGTATTGGCTGTTCGGGCACAGCGACGGCGGCTCCATCGCCCTCCTGCACGCCGCGCGCTTTCCCGACGCCGTGGCGGGCGCCGTCGTGCTGGCACCGCATATCTTAGTGGAGCAGATCTCGGTTGACAGCATCGCCGCCGCGCGTGAGGCGTACGAACAGACCGACCTGCGCGGCAAGCTGGCGCGCTACCACGACGACTCGGATTCCGCCTTCTGGGGGTGGAACTGCATCTGGCTCGATCCGCGCTTTCGCGACTGGTCGATCGAAAATGACATCGCCACCATCCACTGCCCGCTGCTGGCGGTGCAGGGACTCGATGACGAATACGGCACGCTGGAGCAGATTCGCGGCATCGCGCGCCGGTTACCGCAGACGCAGTTACTCGAACTGCCCGATTGCGGCCACAGCCCGCACCGCGATCAGCCCGGTGCCGTGATCGCCGCGGCGCGGGCGCTGCTCTCGGGACACAGAGGGGAGAACCGCTCCGTCTGCGCAGCCCGATGA
- a CDS encoding lipoyl protein ligase domain-containing protein: MRCSNATSPVDQGAAPEVCGPPTPGVAMAMADVQVPRLGTALPLLSPRAFTVHDTPLLHGVASEAQWMADTAATGRAQVHLWSAPASLVVPRSYERLARWAAACSTSAAAGWPVQVRSSGGGVVPQGPGVLNLSLTWPSTSAIPKDTDAVYQTLCHRLAVAFAQCGVLVVPQGVNGSFCDGRFNLAFEGRKLVGTAQSWRRIGHAPIVLAHAVILVDCDAQELTARANAFEAASGSDRRYRADALTSLAKAWRAAHPGAQVPSDLSSQWVGALAYALTQVI; the protein is encoded by the coding sequence ATGCGCTGCTCAAACGCCACGTCACCGGTTGACCAGGGCGCGGCACCCGAAGTGTGCGGCCCACCCACGCCCGGTGTGGCCATGGCCATGGCCGATGTGCAGGTGCCCAGGCTCGGCACAGCCTTGCCCCTGTTAAGCCCCCGCGCCTTCACGGTGCACGACACACCGCTGCTGCATGGAGTGGCCAGCGAAGCGCAATGGATGGCGGATACAGCCGCCACCGGACGTGCGCAGGTCCACCTGTGGAGCGCACCCGCTTCGCTAGTTGTGCCGCGCAGCTACGAGCGTCTTGCTCGCTGGGCCGCGGCATGCTCCACATCGGCGGCAGCTGGATGGCCCGTGCAAGTTCGAAGCTCGGGGGGAGGTGTTGTGCCGCAAGGCCCCGGCGTGCTCAACCTCAGCCTCACGTGGCCCAGCACGAGTGCGATACCCAAAGACACCGATGCCGTTTACCAAACTCTATGCCACCGCCTCGCTGTGGCCTTTGCGCAATGCGGCGTTCTTGTCGTGCCACAAGGCGTTAACGGCTCCTTCTGCGACGGCCGCTTCAACCTAGCGTTTGAAGGCCGCAAACTCGTGGGCACCGCGCAGTCGTGGCGCCGCATTGGGCATGCTCCGATAGTTCTGGCGCACGCTGTCATCCTCGTGGATTGCGATGCGCAGGAGCTGACGGCGCGCGCCAACGCGTTCGAGGCCGCCTCCGGAAGCGATCGGCGGTACCGTGCCGATGCGCTGACCAGCCTGGCCAAGGCATGGCGCGCCGCTCATCCAGGGGCGCAGGTGCCGAGCGACCTATCAAGCCAATGGGTGGGCGCGCTTGCCTATGCTCTTACGCAAGTAATCTGA
- a CDS encoding helix-turn-helix transcriptional regulator: MSSNILQLPREGSPEDAAARATHGDARHPFLIALGERVRALRARRGLTRKAVAIASDVSERHLANLESGVGNASILVLLQVAQALQCSLAELIGDVTTSSPEWLLLRELLEHRDEATLHRVRAAVGEMLGTGGDNAGRSSRVALIGLRGAGKSTLGQMLAEDLGFPFVELSREIEQFAGCSIAEIQSLYGMNAYRRYERRALEEAIQIHSEAVIATPGGLVSDPSTFNLLLAHCTTVWLQASPEDHMRRVVAQGDLRPMAASDEAMKDLKSILAGRAAFYSKAEFQVNTSTQPLDQTFLLLRQTVRDALNLG; encoded by the coding sequence ATGTCAAGCAATATATTGCAGCTTCCCCGTGAGGGATCTCCCGAAGATGCCGCCGCCCGGGCCACCCATGGGGACGCGCGCCACCCCTTCCTGATCGCACTCGGAGAGCGGGTGCGCGCCCTGCGCGCGCGCCGCGGCCTGACGCGCAAGGCCGTGGCCATCGCCTCGGACGTTTCGGAGCGCCACCTCGCCAACCTGGAAAGCGGAGTGGGAAACGCGTCCATTCTGGTCCTGCTGCAGGTCGCCCAGGCGCTGCAATGCAGTCTGGCCGAGTTGATCGGAGACGTGACCACCTCCTCGCCGGAATGGCTGCTGCTGCGCGAGCTGCTCGAACACCGGGACGAAGCGACCCTGCATCGGGTGCGCGCCGCCGTGGGCGAGATGCTCGGCACCGGTGGCGACAACGCAGGCCGCAGTTCGCGCGTCGCCCTCATCGGACTGCGCGGCGCAGGCAAATCCACCCTCGGGCAGATGCTGGCGGAAGACCTGGGATTTCCCTTCGTGGAACTGAGCCGCGAGATTGAGCAGTTCGCCGGCTGCAGCATCGCCGAGATCCAGTCGCTCTACGGCATGAACGCCTATCGGCGCTACGAGCGGCGGGCGCTGGAGGAGGCCATCCAGATTCATTCCGAGGCGGTCATCGCCACGCCCGGCGGCCTTGTGTCCGATCCGTCCACCTTCAACCTGTTGCTGGCCCACTGCACAACGGTCTGGCTGCAAGCCAGCCCGGAAGACCACATGAGGCGCGTCGTCGCCCAGGGCGACCTGCGCCCAATGGCAGCGAGCGACGAGGCCATGAAGGATTTGAAGAGCATCCTGGCCGGCCGCGCCGCCTTCTATTCCAAGGCGGAATTTCAGGTGAACACCAGTACGCAGCCGCTGGATCAGACCTTCCTGCTGCTTCGACAGACCGTGCGCGACGCCCTGAATCTAGGGTAA
- a CDS encoding thiamine pyrophosphate-dependent dehydrogenase E1 component subunit alpha: MAGNPFPQSREQLLQAYRTMRTIREFEDRLHVDFGRGDIPGFVHLYAGEEAAATGVMMHLGDGDRIASTHRGHGHCIAKGVDVMAMMKEIYGKQGGACNGKGGSMHIADLDKGMMGANGIVGAGAPLACGAALAAKFRGKSEVAVSFVGDGASNQGTFLESLNLAAVWNLPVVFVVENNGYAETTSRDYGVAVDSYVDRAAGFGLPGVTVDGTDFFAVHESAGEIIHRARTGGGPALLECKMVRFFGHFEGDAQTYRGPGELDDIRANQDCLKKFSAALISGGVSTEEELKAMDREIAALIERSVAEAKAAPLPTLADLTTDVYVAY; this comes from the coding sequence ATGGCAGGCAATCCTTTTCCCCAGTCCCGGGAGCAGCTGCTTCAGGCCTACCGCACCATGCGCACGATTCGCGAATTCGAGGACCGTCTGCATGTGGACTTCGGTCGGGGCGACATTCCCGGTTTCGTACACCTCTACGCCGGTGAAGAGGCGGCTGCGACCGGCGTCATGATGCATCTTGGCGACGGCGACCGCATTGCCAGCACGCACCGCGGTCACGGGCACTGCATCGCCAAGGGCGTTGACGTGATGGCGATGATGAAAGAGATCTATGGCAAGCAAGGAGGCGCCTGCAATGGCAAAGGTGGCTCTATGCACATTGCCGATCTTGACAAGGGCATGATGGGGGCTAATGGCATTGTGGGCGCCGGAGCTCCCCTGGCGTGCGGAGCGGCACTGGCTGCGAAATTCCGCGGCAAGTCCGAGGTGGCCGTGAGTTTCGTGGGCGATGGCGCCTCCAACCAGGGAACCTTTCTCGAAAGCCTGAACCTAGCCGCGGTGTGGAACCTGCCGGTGGTCTTCGTAGTCGAGAACAACGGCTATGCCGAGACCACCTCGCGCGACTACGGGGTAGCCGTGGACAGCTATGTGGACCGCGCGGCCGGCTTCGGGCTCCCGGGAGTGACGGTCGACGGCACGGATTTCTTCGCCGTGCACGAGTCTGCGGGCGAGATCATCCACCGGGCGCGCACGGGCGGCGGACCGGCTTTGCTGGAATGCAAAATGGTGCGCTTCTTCGGACACTTCGAAGGCGACGCGCAGACCTACCGGGGCCCCGGCGAGCTCGATGACATCCGTGCCAATCAGGACTGCCTTAAGAAATTCTCGGCGGCTCTCATCAGCGGCGGAGTAAGCACCGAGGAGGAGCTCAAGGCCATGGATCGCGAGATTGCCGCGCTCATCGAGCGCTCCGTGGCAGAGGCGAAGGCCGCACCGCTGCCCACCTTGGCCGATCTGACCACCGACGTTTACGTTGCCTATTAA
- a CDS encoding benzoate-CoA ligase family protein, with amino-acid sequence MTAALPAPPWGDRFNIAEHLLACNAGRPDKLAYVDDHASLTYAELDTRVRQMAAALHALGIKREERVLLLMQDCCDWPVAFLGAIYAGLVPVAVNTLLTADDYAYMLEHSRAQAVLVSGALLATLNAAMVKADHEVSKVVVSRPQAPLHPSEVAFDAFIQGHAPKRKPAGTGPDDPAFWLYSSGSTGRPKGAVHSQANPYWTIELYGKAVLGLCEDDVCFSAAKLFFAYGLGNAITFPLGVGATVLLMADRPTPEAIFMRWIGSVCGLKPTVFFCAPTGYAGMLAHPDLPDREAVALRLASSAGEALPAELGRRFKAHFGADIVDGIGSTEMLHIFLSNRPDRIRYGTTGWPVDGYEVMLHADDGGPVPDGEPGDLYIQGPSSALMYWGNRAKSRETFQGTWTRSGDKYIRNTDGSYTYAGRSDDMLKVSGIYVSPIEIETTLAQHPAVLEAAVIGVADANGLTRTKAFVVFKSGQRADEATLKAFVKERLAPYKYPRLIEFVDELPKTATGKIQRFKLRDAEVTRAG; translated from the coding sequence ATGACCGCAGCACTGCCCGCGCCCCCCTGGGGCGATCGCTTCAATATCGCGGAACACCTGCTGGCCTGCAACGCGGGGCGTCCCGACAAGCTGGCCTATGTGGACGATCATGCTTCGCTTACCTATGCCGAACTGGACACCCGGGTGCGTCAGATGGCCGCGGCGCTGCATGCGTTGGGCATCAAACGCGAGGAGCGGGTGCTACTGCTGATGCAGGACTGCTGCGACTGGCCGGTGGCCTTTCTCGGTGCCATCTACGCGGGGCTGGTTCCCGTCGCCGTGAACACCCTGCTCACAGCAGACGACTATGCCTACATGCTCGAACATTCGCGGGCGCAGGCGGTGCTGGTATCCGGCGCGCTGCTTGCCACGCTCAATGCGGCGATGGTCAAGGCCGATCACGAGGTAAGCAAAGTCGTGGTATCCCGCCCGCAGGCACCGCTGCATCCGTCCGAAGTGGCGTTCGATGCCTTCATCCAGGGGCATGCACCAAAGCGCAAACCTGCGGGGACCGGGCCCGACGATCCCGCCTTCTGGCTTTATTCGTCCGGATCCACCGGACGGCCCAAGGGTGCGGTGCATTCGCAGGCCAACCCGTACTGGACCATTGAGCTCTACGGCAAGGCGGTACTCGGTCTGTGCGAGGACGATGTGTGCTTTTCCGCCGCCAAGCTGTTCTTCGCCTACGGCTTGGGCAACGCCATCACGTTCCCGCTCGGTGTCGGCGCCACAGTGCTGCTGATGGCCGATCGCCCCACGCCAGAGGCGATTTTCATGCGCTGGATCGGCAGCGTCTGCGGCCTGAAGCCCACTGTGTTCTTCTGCGCACCCACGGGCTATGCGGGCATGCTGGCGCACCCTGACCTGCCCGACCGCGAAGCGGTGGCGCTGCGGCTCGCGTCCTCGGCGGGTGAGGCCTTGCCCGCGGAGCTGGGTCGTCGCTTCAAGGCGCATTTCGGGGCGGACATCGTCGACGGCATCGGCTCCACGGAGATGCTGCACATTTTCCTGTCCAACCGCCCCGATCGCATCCGGTACGGCACCACCGGCTGGCCGGTGGACGGCTACGAAGTCATGCTACACGCCGACGACGGTGGGCCGGTACCCGACGGCGAACCAGGGGACCTTTACATCCAGGGGCCGTCGAGCGCGCTGATGTACTGGGGCAACCGCGCTAAGTCGCGCGAGACGTTCCAGGGGACCTGGACGCGCAGCGGTGATAAGTACATCCGCAACACAGACGGCAGCTACACCTACGCCGGTCGCAGCGACGACATGCTAAAGGTAAGCGGCATCTACGTCTCGCCCATCGAAATAGAGACCACACTGGCTCAGCATCCGGCAGTGCTGGAGGCCGCGGTCATCGGTGTCGCTGACGCAAATGGCCTGACCCGTACCAAGGCCTTCGTGGTCTTCAAGTCGGGGCAGCGGGCGGACGAGGCGACGCTCAAGGCCTTCGTCAAGGAACGTCTGGCGCCTTACAAATATCCTCGACTGATCGAATTCGTCGATGAACTGCCCAAGACGGCGACCGGGAAGATCCAGCGCTTCAAGCTGCGTGACGCGGAGGTGACGCGTGCAGGGTGA
- a CDS encoding 3,4-dehydroadipyl-CoA semialdehyde dehydrogenase, with protein sequence MSELLPNLLGDRWQTGAGRGTPLFDPVLGDELVRVDAGGLDLPAGFTFARQTGGAELRAMSYAERAGLLRAVADVIKVNRDDYFAISTANSGTVSNDTSVDVDGAVYTLGVYAKLGATLDAGSLMADGEAEGLSRNGIFQARHVFAPTPGLALLINAFNFPSWGLWEKAAPALLSGVPVVVKPATATAWLTQRMVADVAAAGVLPPGTLSIVCGSSAGLMDALEPFDVVSFTGSAESAAVIRSHPAVTRRSVRVNIEADSLNSALLLPGRDAQALALLAKEVALEMTVKSGQKCTAIRRVLVPAATYGEAAAAIGARLEKTTVGNPRNADVRMGALVSTAQKASVLEGLALLRNQTEVLFDGGSRPLIDADPERSCCVAPTLLGTRDAAGSDAAHLVHDTEVFGPLATLVPYRDMEHALALARRGEGSLVASVYGTDNVAMAAAAADLASHHGRVHVISPDVAATQTGHGNVMPQSLHGGPGRAGGGEELGGLRALRFYHRHTAIQAATSVLDALPLSA encoded by the coding sequence ATGAGCGAACTGCTCCCCAATCTGCTCGGCGACCGGTGGCAGACCGGGGCTGGCAGGGGCACACCATTGTTCGACCCCGTGCTCGGTGACGAACTGGTGCGCGTCGATGCGGGCGGGCTGGACCTGCCCGCGGGTTTCACCTTTGCGCGCCAGACCGGCGGTGCCGAACTGCGGGCCATGAGCTACGCCGAACGTGCCGGGCTGCTGCGCGCCGTGGCCGATGTGATCAAGGTGAACCGCGACGACTACTTTGCCATTTCTACTGCCAACAGCGGCACGGTCTCCAACGACACCAGCGTCGACGTCGACGGCGCCGTCTACACCCTCGGCGTCTACGCAAAGCTCGGCGCAACGCTCGATGCTGGCTCCCTAATGGCCGACGGCGAGGCGGAAGGTCTCAGCCGCAACGGCATCTTCCAGGCTCGCCACGTGTTCGCGCCGACGCCTGGGTTGGCCCTGCTCATCAACGCCTTCAATTTCCCCTCCTGGGGTCTCTGGGAAAAGGCGGCGCCCGCACTGCTTTCAGGCGTGCCGGTCGTGGTCAAGCCGGCCACGGCGACGGCCTGGCTCACGCAGCGCATGGTGGCCGACGTGGCCGCAGCGGGCGTGCTGCCGCCGGGCACCCTGTCCATCGTGTGCGGCAGTTCGGCCGGGCTGATGGATGCGCTGGAGCCGTTCGACGTGGTGTCGTTCACCGGCTCGGCGGAATCCGCGGCGGTCATCCGCTCGCACCCGGCGGTGACTCGTCGGTCGGTGCGGGTGAACATCGAGGCCGACAGCCTCAACTCCGCCTTGCTGCTGCCCGGCCGGGACGCCCAGGCACTAGCCCTGCTGGCCAAGGAAGTGGCGCTCGAAATGACCGTCAAGAGCGGGCAGAAATGCACAGCCATCCGACGGGTGCTAGTTCCTGCCGCGACGTACGGCGAGGCCGCCGCGGCCATCGGCGCGCGGCTTGAGAAGACGACGGTCGGCAATCCCCGGAACGCCGACGTGCGCATGGGTGCATTGGTGAGCACGGCGCAGAAGGCCTCGGTGCTGGAGGGCTTGGCGCTGCTGCGCAACCAGACCGAAGTGCTGTTCGACGGCGGCTCGCGCCCGCTGATCGATGCAGACCCCGAGCGCTCCTGCTGCGTCGCGCCGACCCTGCTCGGCACGCGCGACGCCGCGGGCAGCGATGCAGCGCATCTTGTGCATGACACCGAGGTGTTCGGCCCGCTGGCCACACTGGTGCCCTACAGAGACATGGAACACGCGCTGGCGCTCGCCCGGCGTGGCGAAGGCTCGCTGGTGGCTTCGGTCTACGGTACGGACAACGTGGCGATGGCGGCAGCGGCCGCCGACCTAGCGAGCCATCATGGCCGGGTGCATGTGATCAGCCCCGACGTGGCTGCAACCCAGACTGGGCACGGCAATGTGATGCCGCAATCGTTGCATGGTGGCCCCGGCCGCGCCGGAGGCGGCGAGGAACTCGGTGGTCTGCGGGCGCTGCGCTTCTATCACCGCCATACCGCCATCCAGGCCGCGACCAGCGTGCTCGACGCGCTGCCGCTGTCGGCCTGA
- a CDS encoding acetoin dehydrogenase dihydrolipoyllysine-residue acetyltransferase subunit has product MSTTLTPIIMPKWGLEMKEGTITAWLVDVGAVIEVGTPLMEVETDKISNAVEAPDPGLLRRKVAQEGQTLPVKALLGVMADAAVSEAEIDTYVANYVVPAVATSEDDDPPPYSFADIDGLHVRYARRGLGDGVPVLFLHGFGGDLDNWLFNLDVLAEVAPVIALDLPGHGQSTSRLPGTALADLASFVVHFLDELHVERVHVVGHSMGGAIASQMTLDYPGRVASLALINSAGLGTEINAGYTEGFVAATSRRELKPLVEQLFANPELVSRSLLENLLKYKRLDGVPELLQALSAAQFGSGQQAEQPGLRLGGVGKPVLVVWGREDRIIPSSHAVHAPAGATVEVLEGAGHMTMMERANEINALLKRHVTG; this is encoded by the coding sequence ATGAGCACTACTCTCACTCCCATCATCATGCCCAAATGGGGCTTGGAAATGAAGGAAGGCACCATTACGGCGTGGCTGGTCGATGTTGGAGCGGTCATCGAGGTGGGCACACCGCTGATGGAAGTCGAGACCGACAAGATCTCCAACGCAGTGGAGGCGCCCGATCCCGGCCTCCTGCGCCGCAAGGTGGCGCAGGAGGGGCAGACCCTGCCAGTCAAGGCGCTCTTGGGCGTAATGGCCGATGCGGCTGTCAGCGAGGCCGAGATCGATACTTACGTCGCCAACTATGTGGTGCCCGCTGTCGCGACGAGCGAAGACGACGACCCGCCGCCTTACAGTTTCGCCGACATCGACGGCTTGCACGTGCGCTATGCGCGACGGGGTTTGGGCGACGGCGTGCCAGTGCTGTTCCTGCACGGTTTCGGCGGCGATCTCGACAACTGGCTGTTCAATCTCGACGTACTCGCCGAAGTGGCTCCAGTCATCGCGCTGGATCTGCCCGGGCACGGACAGTCCACTTCGAGGCTGCCAGGCACCGCACTTGCCGACCTAGCCAGCTTTGTCGTGCATTTTCTCGATGAACTGCACGTCGAGCGTGTACACGTGGTGGGGCATTCGATGGGCGGCGCAATCGCCTCACAGATGACCCTGGACTATCCCGGGCGGGTGGCATCGTTGGCGCTAATCAACAGCGCAGGGCTTGGCACCGAGATCAACGCGGGCTACACCGAAGGCTTCGTTGCCGCGACCTCGCGCCGCGAGCTCAAGCCCTTGGTCGAGCAGTTGTTTGCCAACCCAGAACTGGTCAGCCGCTCGTTGCTGGAGAACCTGCTCAAGTACAAGCGGCTGGACGGTGTGCCCGAGCTGCTGCAGGCCTTGAGCGCAGCTCAGTTCGGCTCAGGTCAGCAGGCCGAGCAGCCCGGTTTGCGCTTGGGCGGTGTCGGCAAACCCGTGCTTGTGGTCTGGGGCCGCGAGGATCGGATCATCCCCTCCTCCCACGCCGTGCACGCGCCTGCGGGCGCCACCGTGGAGGTTCTGGAAGGTGCCGGCCACATGACCATGATGGAGCGGGCCAACGAGATCAATGCGCTGCTCAAACGCCACGTCACCGGTTGA